One Prodigiosinella aquatilis DNA window includes the following coding sequences:
- the dolP gene encoding division/outer membrane stress-associated lipid-binding lipoprotein — translation MRIYSCIAVLSAALLLQGCLGVVAVGSAVATKSATDPRTIGTQVDDGTLELRVSNALSKDAQISKEARVVATAYQGKVLLTGQSPNTELSNRAKQIAMGVEGATEVYNEIRKGKPISLGTASMDTWLTTKIRSQLLASDTVKSSDVKVTTENSEVFLLGIVTHREGAAAAEIASKVSGVKHVTTAFTYLD, via the coding sequence ATGAGGATATATTCTTGCATTGCCGTGCTATCTGCAGCCCTGCTGCTACAAGGCTGTCTCGGGGTTGTGGCTGTCGGCAGCGCCGTTGCAACAAAGTCCGCGACTGATCCGCGAACAATAGGAACCCAGGTAGATGACGGAACGCTGGAATTGCGCGTATCCAATGCATTAAGCAAAGATGCTCAAATAAGTAAAGAAGCACGTGTGGTGGCTACTGCCTATCAAGGCAAAGTGCTGCTGACCGGCCAGTCTCCAAATACGGAACTGTCTAATCGGGCGAAACAGATCGCTATGGGCGTGGAAGGGGCTACGGAAGTTTATAACGAAATCCGTAAAGGTAAACCGATATCATTAGGCACTGCCTCCATGGATACCTGGCTCACAACCAAGATACGCTCTCAGTTACTGGCTAGTGACACAGTGAAATCATCCGATGTCAAAGTTACCACGGAAAACAGCGAAGTATTCCTGCTCGGAATAGTAACTCATCGTGAAGGTGCGGCGGCGGCAGAAATCGCCAGTAAAGTCAGTGGTGTAAAACATGTAACTACCGCTTTCACCTATCTGGATTA
- the diaA gene encoding DnaA initiator-associating protein DiaA yields MLDRIKVCFTESIQTQIAAAEALPDAISRAAVAMVQSLLNGNKILCCGNGTSAANAQHFAASMINRFETERPSLPAIALSADNVVLTAIANDRLHEEVYAKQVRALGQTGDVLLAISTRGNSRDIVKAVEAAVTRDMTIVALTGYDGGELAGLLGQQDVEIRIPSHRSARIQEMHMLTVNCLCDLIDNTLFPHQND; encoded by the coding sequence TAAAGTCTGTTTTACCGAGAGTATTCAAACTCAGATTGCTGCTGCAGAAGCACTGCCTGACGCCATTTCTCGAGCAGCGGTCGCCATGGTTCAATCATTACTTAATGGTAACAAAATTCTGTGCTGTGGTAATGGTACGTCAGCTGCCAACGCACAGCATTTTGCCGCCAGTATGATTAATCGTTTTGAGACAGAACGGCCCAGCTTACCGGCTATTGCACTTAGTGCAGATAATGTGGTCTTAACAGCGATTGCCAATGATCGATTACACGAGGAAGTCTATGCCAAACAGGTTCGCGCATTAGGACAGACCGGGGACGTGTTGCTGGCAATCTCAACCCGCGGAAACAGCCGTGATATTGTGAAAGCGGTCGAAGCAGCAGTGACAAGGGATATGACCATTGTGGCATTAACCGGTTATGATGGCGGCGAGTTGGCGGGTCTGCTTGGTCAACAAGACGTGGAAATCCGCATCCCTTCCCACCGTAGTGCCCGTATACAAGAAATGCACATGCTGACAGTCAACTGTCTGTGCGATTTAATTGATAACACGCTTTTTCCACACCAAAACGACTAA